In Hydrogenovibrio thermophilus, the following are encoded in one genomic region:
- a CDS encoding L-threonylcarbamoyladenylate synthase, whose translation MTEKRLNAAEAADWVRNGGVLAYPTEAVYGLGCDPFNETAFQRLLALKGRPLEKGVILIASQVEQVADLAELYECPWSESVLQSWQADRAVTWVLPAKSMVPNWVTGGRKTVAIRVTRHPQVQTLCDALGGPLVSTSANVSGEEPIRSEAACLAAFPEVPVLIGQVSGAATPSEIWEAETGRRLR comes from the coding sequence ATGACGGAAAAACGGTTGAATGCGGCGGAAGCGGCCGATTGGGTTCGTAACGGCGGGGTGTTGGCTTATCCGACTGAGGCGGTGTATGGTCTGGGCTGCGATCCGTTCAATGAAACCGCGTTTCAACGGTTGTTGGCTCTGAAAGGCCGTCCTTTGGAAAAAGGCGTTATTCTGATTGCCTCGCAAGTGGAGCAGGTGGCGGATCTTGCGGAGCTTTATGAATGCCCTTGGAGCGAATCGGTGTTGCAAAGCTGGCAGGCGGATCGTGCGGTGACGTGGGTGCTGCCGGCCAAATCAATGGTGCCGAATTGGGTGACCGGTGGCCGGAAAACCGTGGCGATTCGGGTGACACGACACCCGCAGGTGCAAACCTTGTGCGATGCCTTGGGTGGACCACTGGTGTCCACCAGTGCCAATGTCAGCGGTGAGGAGCCGATTCGGAGTGAAGCGGCTTGTTTGGCGGCGTTTCCGGAGGTGCCGGTGTTAATCGGTCAGGTCAGCGGCGCGGCAACGCCGTCCGAAATATGGGAGGCTGAAACCGGTCGCCGTTTACGTTGA
- a CDS encoding LysE family translocator, with product MTQNAQAWSFLIPPVDTMPALDTLLPFTGLMILLALSPGPDNLFVLMQSVVHGKTAGLWVTLGLCTGLVGHTLAVAFGLALVLKTSPWLFSAIQTLGAVYLLYLAWQSYRAANCHVSQQLPKLSAGQLYRRGVVMNITNPKVTLFFLAFLPQFVARETEHFASQILVLGGLAILATLLVFGSIALFAGALKILNQSDSAQRRLHLITAGLLALLGLKLFFDLAQSLY from the coding sequence TTGACCCAAAACGCCCAGGCCTGGTCATTTTTGATTCCACCTGTCGACACTATGCCCGCACTTGATACCTTACTGCCCTTCACCGGTTTGATGATTCTGCTTGCGTTGTCGCCCGGGCCCGACAACCTCTTTGTCTTGATGCAGTCGGTGGTGCACGGCAAAACGGCGGGGCTTTGGGTCACTCTGGGGCTCTGCACCGGGCTGGTCGGTCACACGCTGGCCGTCGCCTTCGGGTTGGCGCTGGTGCTGAAAACCTCCCCTTGGCTGTTTTCCGCCATCCAGACCCTCGGTGCGGTCTATCTGTTGTATTTGGCCTGGCAAAGCTACCGTGCCGCCAATTGCCATGTCAGTCAGCAGTTGCCCAAACTCAGTGCCGGACAACTCTATCGCCGCGGCGTAGTCATGAACATCACCAACCCGAAAGTGACCCTGTTCTTTCTGGCCTTTCTGCCGCAGTTCGTCGCCCGCGAAACCGAACACTTCGCGTCGCAAATACTGGTGCTGGGCGGTCTGGCCATTCTCGCCACTTTGTTGGTGTTCGGAAGCATCGCCCTGTTCGCGGGTGCCTTGAAAATCCTCAATCAATCGGACTCGGCGCAACGGCGCCTCCACCTCATCACCGCCGGCCTACTCGCTCTATTGGGTTTGAAGCTGTTTTTTGATCTGGCGCAATCACTTTATTAA
- a CDS encoding ATP-binding cassette domain-containing protein — protein MLMDSATPLSIENVSKAFVLPNRRVQALDDVTFHIEPGQVTGLIGVDAAGKTTLMRLIAGLLTLDAGRINVLGYDVTESPLAIQSAIGYMPQQFGLYQDLTVLENLQLYADLQALPPDQRDARFDQLLNMTGMAPFRVRLAGKLSGGMKQKLGLACTLLKSPDLLLLDEPTVGVDPVSRRELWEIVYRAVEENGMSVLLSTAYLDEAERCRDIKLLHEGRLLSEGPPDQFTQPLQNRTFLVSSNSDCPKRQLKKQLSHQPGVRDALIFGETVRILTADAQPEPDTLLAPLNCPNADLRIEPVDPRFEDAFVDQLSQQDDTVAEPSQPMETAESTPDDDKAPSSDPAIDVENLVCRFGDFVAVDHLSFRVQRGEIFGLLGANGAGKTTTFRMLCGLLPATEGHLHVAGLNLRKARAQARARLGYMSQKFSLYGVMTVAQNLNFYSKVYGLSGRRRRERIDWAIEMFELETYLNQTSHDLPLGFKQRLAMACALMHEPDILFLDEPTSGVDPMGRRDFWNKINALAEQGVTIMVTTHFMEEAEYCDRMAIMASGQILAIGSPADIKQNAGQTDMEEAFIHIIEQQKTEPTASRQPQNSEAVG, from the coding sequence ATGCTGATGGATTCGGCCACCCCCTTATCGATTGAAAACGTCAGCAAGGCGTTCGTACTACCGAATCGCCGAGTGCAAGCCCTTGACGATGTCACCTTTCACATCGAACCCGGCCAAGTCACCGGTTTGATCGGCGTGGATGCCGCGGGAAAAACCACCCTGATGCGTTTGATTGCCGGGTTGCTGACACTGGATGCCGGACGCATCAACGTCCTCGGTTACGATGTCACCGAATCGCCGCTCGCCATTCAATCCGCCATCGGTTACATGCCGCAACAATTCGGCCTCTATCAAGACCTCACCGTCCTCGAAAACCTCCAACTGTATGCCGACTTGCAAGCCTTACCACCCGACCAACGTGACGCCCGGTTCGACCAACTTCTCAACATGACCGGGATGGCACCTTTTCGGGTCCGTTTGGCTGGCAAACTCTCCGGCGGCATGAAACAGAAGCTCGGTCTGGCCTGCACCCTGTTGAAATCGCCGGATTTACTGTTATTGGACGAACCGACCGTCGGCGTCGACCCGGTTTCGCGCCGTGAGCTCTGGGAAATCGTCTATCGAGCCGTAGAAGAAAACGGCATGAGCGTTCTGCTCAGCACTGCCTATCTCGACGAGGCCGAGCGCTGCCGTGACATCAAACTGTTACACGAAGGTCGCCTGCTGTCGGAAGGACCGCCCGACCAGTTCACCCAACCGCTCCAAAACCGAACCTTTCTGGTCAGCAGCAATTCGGACTGCCCCAAACGGCAATTGAAAAAGCAACTCAGCCACCAACCCGGCGTGCGCGATGCCTTGATTTTCGGCGAGACGGTCCGCATTCTCACCGCCGACGCTCAACCCGAACCGGATACATTGCTTGCACCACTGAATTGCCCGAACGCCGACTTGCGCATCGAGCCGGTTGATCCACGTTTTGAGGATGCCTTTGTCGATCAACTCAGCCAGCAGGACGACACCGTTGCCGAACCCTCGCAACCGATGGAAACCGCCGAGTCGACGCCCGACGATGACAAGGCCCCATCTTCCGATCCCGCCATTGATGTCGAAAACCTGGTGTGTCGCTTCGGCGATTTCGTCGCGGTCGACCACCTGTCGTTTCGAGTGCAACGCGGTGAAATCTTCGGCTTGCTGGGCGCCAACGGGGCCGGAAAGACCACCACCTTCCGCATGCTGTGCGGGCTGCTGCCCGCCACCGAAGGCCATTTACACGTCGCCGGGCTCAACCTGCGCAAAGCCCGCGCTCAAGCTCGGGCCCGGCTGGGGTATATGTCACAGAAGTTCTCGCTTTACGGTGTAATGACCGTGGCCCAAAACCTCAACTTTTACAGCAAAGTTTACGGCTTGAGCGGGCGACGCCGCCGGGAACGCATCGATTGGGCCATCGAAATGTTCGAACTGGAAACCTACCTAAACCAGACCAGCCACGACCTGCCGCTCGGCTTCAAGCAACGCCTGGCCATGGCTTGTGCCCTAATGCACGAGCCGGACATTCTGTTTCTGGACGAACCGACTTCCGGCGTCGACCCGATGGGACGACGGGATTTCTGGAACAAAATCAATGCGCTGGCCGAACAGGGCGTGACCATAATGGTCACCACCCATTTCATGGAAGAAGCGGAATACTGCGACCGGATGGCGATTATGGCCAGCGGCCAAATTCTCGCCATCGGTTCACCGGCCGACATCAAACAAAACGCCGGTCAAACCGATATGGAAGAGGCCTTTATCCACATTATCGAACAGCAAAAAACCGAGCCGACAGCGTCTCGCCAGCCTCAGAATTCGGAGGCCGTCGGATGA
- a CDS encoding polysaccharide deacetylase family protein, whose protein sequence is MPNPPRKSKRLLSHPIGYGLMLLAGVIIVGLITWPPQPPEASSAPVAATAPPAPAAVDNSAVILIYHHFGKDSVPSTNIRLAQFDDQLDYLAENDFHVWSLSQLVTAFQNQTPIPDKTVVFTVDDAWISVYQEAIPRFKARGWPMTVFVNTDAIDQGYRSSMTWEQMREVQGDGIEFVNHSRSHDPLIRRTDESDQAWRKRVREEVSGAQQRLQAELGAETNQTQLLSYPYGEFSEALANLVKEMGYVGIAQNSGAVNRHSDLRALMRFPMSEAFADMEAFKQKVNAVVLPVENIDPFDPIIRDNPPHLTLSFTEPPGRNIQCFNPQGDRLQQQWLDDTTLEIWDENPIPPPRSRYACTQPTQDGRWRWFSHSWVVPKAASSGLQDD, encoded by the coding sequence ATGCCAAACCCGCCCCGAAAATCGAAACGCCTTTTATCGCACCCAATCGGGTATGGATTGATGTTATTGGCTGGGGTGATAATCGTCGGCTTAATCACCTGGCCGCCGCAACCGCCGGAAGCCTCCTCAGCGCCGGTGGCGGCCACAGCACCACCAGCACCGGCAGCGGTGGATAACAGCGCGGTAATTCTGATTTACCACCATTTCGGCAAAGATTCCGTGCCCAGCACCAATATCCGTTTGGCGCAATTTGACGACCAACTCGATTATCTGGCGGAAAACGATTTCCATGTCTGGTCACTGTCCCAACTGGTCACGGCGTTCCAAAACCAAACGCCGATTCCCGACAAAACCGTGGTGTTTACCGTAGACGACGCCTGGATCAGCGTTTATCAGGAAGCGATTCCCCGTTTCAAAGCCCGCGGCTGGCCGATGACGGTGTTCGTCAATACCGACGCCATCGACCAAGGCTATCGCTCCAGCATGACTTGGGAACAAATGCGCGAAGTGCAGGGCGACGGCATCGAGTTCGTCAACCATTCCCGTTCCCACGACCCGCTGATTCGTCGAACCGACGAATCCGACCAGGCCTGGCGAAAACGGGTTCGCGAGGAAGTCAGTGGCGCACAACAACGTTTACAGGCCGAACTGGGCGCCGAGACCAACCAGACCCAATTGCTGTCCTATCCCTATGGCGAATTTTCCGAAGCCCTCGCCAATCTGGTCAAAGAAATGGGCTATGTCGGCATCGCCCAAAATTCCGGCGCCGTCAACCGCCACTCCGACTTACGCGCCTTGATGCGTTTTCCGATGAGCGAAGCTTTTGCCGATATGGAAGCCTTTAAACAAAAGGTCAACGCGGTGGTTCTGCCGGTGGAAAACATTGACCCTTTCGACCCGATTATCCGTGATAACCCGCCACACTTGACGCTGTCGTTCACGGAACCGCCCGGCCGCAACATCCAATGCTTCAACCCGCAAGGCGATCGCTTGCAACAGCAATGGCTGGACGACACCACTCTGGAAATCTGGGACGAAAACCCGATTCCACCGCCCCGCAGCCGCTACGCTTGCACCCAACCCACCCAAGACGGACGCTGGCGCTGGTTCAGTCACAGCTGGGTGGTGCCCAAAGCCGCTTCTTCCGGGCTTCAGGACGATTAA
- a CDS encoding diguanylate cyclase, protein MTRKKFFNADNLLIAIALTSIIVLVFTLVSVSKKMTTETLDEASHVINTQYQKLHNLLNLQLYGQKRNINLSLMLLLDDAFARDEAMMAFYQDGSNYVKYRDQLAKLIGQNEQEWYQGIQSLARAADPLQESIAELALEGQIEKGKDILANEGMQQLSEFGQRINDFSRFQSQQTQKLISQSRRNIDQTMHQIVLVATLLVLVSFFFAYLMARRFHMMNLRLKVANDSLEKKVKHRTQRLTEAQSDLLEKNRILERLSTTDALTQLHNRLKIERILETLQTRYETNQRLYTILFIDIDFFKSINDSFGHHSGDLVLKDMARCLRNTFTEKSHIGRWGGEEFIVILEEIDAHQAVLLAEECRQKVQAHEFPVSRPITVSIGLATIEHGETTSEVIHLADMALYDSKHAGRNRVTVYSKEA, encoded by the coding sequence ATGACGCGAAAAAAGTTTTTCAATGCGGACAACCTACTGATCGCCATCGCTTTGACGTCGATTATCGTATTGGTTTTCACACTGGTTTCGGTGTCCAAAAAAATGACCACGGAAACCCTCGATGAGGCGTCCCATGTCATCAACACCCAATATCAAAAACTGCATAACCTGCTCAACCTGCAACTCTACGGCCAGAAACGCAATATCAACCTCAGCCTGATGCTGTTGCTGGACGATGCTTTCGCCAGAGACGAAGCGATGATGGCGTTTTATCAGGACGGCTCCAACTATGTCAAATACCGTGACCAGCTGGCCAAACTCATCGGCCAGAACGAACAGGAATGGTATCAAGGCATTCAATCCCTCGCCCGAGCGGCCGACCCGTTACAGGAATCCATCGCCGAACTGGCGCTGGAAGGGCAAATCGAAAAAGGTAAGGACATTCTCGCCAACGAAGGCATGCAGCAGCTGTCGGAATTCGGCCAACGCATCAATGACTTTTCACGCTTTCAGTCCCAGCAAACCCAAAAACTCATTTCGCAATCGCGCCGCAACATCGACCAAACCATGCACCAAATCGTGCTGGTCGCCACGTTGCTGGTGCTGGTAAGCTTTTTCTTCGCTTACCTGATGGCACGGCGCTTCCATATGATGAACCTGCGCCTCAAAGTGGCCAACGATTCCTTGGAGAAAAAAGTCAAACACCGCACCCAGCGCTTGACCGAAGCTCAATCCGACCTGCTGGAAAAAAACCGGATATTGGAACGTCTCTCCACCACCGATGCCTTGACCCAATTGCATAACCGCCTGAAAATCGAACGCATACTGGAAACCCTGCAAACCCGTTACGAAACCAATCAACGGCTCTACACCATCCTGTTCATCGACATCGATTTTTTCAAAAGCATCAACGACTCCTTCGGCCATCACTCCGGCGATTTGGTGCTGAAAGACATGGCACGCTGCCTGCGCAACACCTTTACCGAAAAAAGCCACATCGGCCGTTGGGGCGGCGAAGAGTTCATCGTCATTCTCGAAGAAATCGATGCCCACCAGGCGGTTCTACTGGCGGAAGAATGCCGTCAAAAAGTCCAGGCCCACGAGTTTCCGGTCAGCCGCCCCATTACGGTCAGCATCGGCCTGGCCACCATCGAACACGGCGAAACCACCTCCGAAGTCATTCACTTGGCGGATATGGCGCTTTATGATTCCAAACACGCCGGTCGCAACCGCGTAACCGTCTATTCCAAAGAGGCCTGA
- a CDS encoding HlyD family efflux transporter periplasmic adaptor subunit: MKKRILLGVVILVILSVSGWYFLQKPAAQTPGQLTLYGNVDLRQVNLAFQVTGQIERMQVTEGTHVKPGQELACVDQTRYQAKLELAQANVAALQAHLDKLIAGNRPQEIAQAKNTYLATQSEAKQAYKTYERLKALLPKKLASQEDVDNAEAKAKALRHQEKATYEAWQVAILGARDEDIAQVRAQIAQAKAEVKLAEKNLTDTQLLSPIDGIVRDRVLEPGDLAQPQQTVMTLALNSPKWVRAYVSETALGQLKLGQPARVRTDSYPDKDYSGWIGYISPTAEFTPKTVQTEELRTQLVYQVRVFTCDPDSELRLGMPATVSLDLHTRPLKNPQCDAPSDHLADN; the protein is encoded by the coding sequence ATGAAAAAACGCATTCTATTGGGTGTCGTCATTCTGGTTATCCTGTCGGTTTCCGGCTGGTATTTCCTGCAAAAACCCGCCGCTCAAACACCCGGTCAACTGACACTTTATGGCAATGTCGATTTACGCCAGGTCAATCTCGCTTTTCAGGTCACCGGGCAGATTGAACGCATGCAAGTCACCGAAGGCACCCATGTCAAGCCCGGTCAAGAACTGGCCTGTGTCGATCAAACTCGTTACCAAGCCAAGCTGGAACTGGCCCAAGCCAATGTCGCGGCCCTTCAAGCTCATCTCGACAAACTCATCGCGGGCAATCGCCCTCAGGAAATCGCCCAAGCCAAAAACACCTATCTCGCCACGCAAAGCGAAGCCAAGCAAGCCTATAAAACCTACGAACGCTTGAAAGCCCTGTTACCGAAAAAACTCGCGTCACAGGAAGACGTCGATAACGCCGAAGCCAAGGCCAAGGCCCTGCGTCATCAAGAAAAAGCCACCTATGAAGCTTGGCAGGTCGCCATTCTCGGCGCTCGCGACGAAGACATCGCCCAAGTGCGGGCTCAAATCGCGCAAGCCAAGGCCGAAGTCAAACTGGCGGAAAAAAACCTCACCGATACCCAGCTACTTTCCCCCATTGACGGCATCGTCCGCGACCGGGTACTGGAACCGGGCGATCTCGCTCAGCCGCAACAAACCGTCATGACGCTGGCCCTCAACAGCCCGAAATGGGTGCGCGCTTACGTGTCCGAAACCGCCCTCGGACAACTCAAACTCGGCCAGCCGGCTCGCGTCCGAACCGACAGCTACCCCGACAAAGATTACTCCGGCTGGATCGGTTACATCTCACCGACCGCCGAATTCACCCCGAAAACAGTGCAAACCGAAGAACTGCGCACTCAGTTGGTCTACCAGGTTCGCGTCTTCACCTGCGATCCGGACAGCGAACTCCGCCTCGGGATGCCGGCCACCGTCTCCCTCGACCTCCACACCCGGCCATTGAAGAACCCGCAATGCGACGCGCCATCGGATCACCTGGCGGATAACTAA
- a CDS encoding ABC transporter permease, giving the protein MAWLSWARIWALSLKEFSVLFQDKRTRFVVIGPPLIQLFVFGYAATFDLKQAPVAIFNQDQGMVSQEIIGHLAGSDTFEIVAHLHSNREVPDIIDRKQAMIVVSFPSDFSSRLMSTGKTQMQVIVDGRNSNTALLAQNDVAQVVEAFNQDWAERHDLPNPPIALVPRNWFNENLESNWFFVPGIVGLIVLVVSLLVTALSVAREREEGTFDQLLVTPALPVEILIGKSLPGLLIGLFESNVIVLLAIFWFDVPFRGDYLLLQFALFFFILSAIGIGLMISSFSTTQQQALLGAFMFMVPAVILSGFATPIENMPDVIQWLTYLDPMRYFLVVVRGVFLQDMSFDSLWPQIWPMMIIALVTLSMAGWLFRHRTD; this is encoded by the coding sequence ATGGCTTGGTTATCCTGGGCCCGCATCTGGGCGTTGTCCCTAAAAGAATTCAGCGTGCTGTTTCAAGACAAACGCACCCGCTTCGTAGTCATTGGACCGCCGCTGATTCAGCTGTTCGTCTTCGGTTACGCCGCCACCTTCGATTTGAAACAGGCGCCGGTGGCCATTTTTAACCAGGACCAAGGTATGGTGTCGCAGGAAATTATCGGTCATCTGGCCGGTTCCGACACCTTTGAAATCGTCGCCCACCTCCACAGCAATCGCGAAGTGCCGGACATTATCGACCGCAAACAAGCCATGATTGTGGTCAGTTTTCCGAGCGATTTTTCTTCCCGCCTGATGAGCACCGGAAAAACGCAAATGCAAGTAATCGTCGATGGCCGAAACTCCAACACCGCCTTGCTGGCCCAAAACGATGTCGCCCAGGTGGTGGAAGCTTTCAACCAAGATTGGGCCGAGCGTCATGATCTGCCCAATCCACCGATTGCTCTGGTGCCCCGCAACTGGTTCAACGAAAACCTGGAAAGCAATTGGTTTTTCGTGCCCGGTATCGTGGGCTTGATTGTATTGGTGGTATCCTTGCTGGTCACCGCCTTGTCGGTGGCACGGGAACGCGAGGAAGGCACCTTCGACCAACTGTTGGTCACCCCCGCCTTGCCGGTGGAAATTCTCATCGGCAAATCCCTGCCCGGTTTGCTCATCGGTCTGTTTGAAAGCAACGTCATCGTCCTGCTCGCCATCTTCTGGTTCGATGTGCCCTTCCGCGGCGATTACCTGCTGTTACAGTTCGCGCTGTTCTTCTTCATCCTGTCGGCCATCGGCATCGGACTGATGATTTCGTCCTTCTCCACCACTCAACAGCAGGCCTTATTGGGCGCCTTTATGTTCATGGTTCCGGCGGTCATTCTGTCCGGATTCGCCACGCCGATCGAAAACATGCCGGACGTGATTCAGTGGCTGACGTACCTCGACCCGATGCGCTATTTCCTCGTCGTGGTGCGCGGTGTTTTCCTGCAGGATATGTCTTTTGACAGCCTCTGGCCGCAAATCTGGCCAATGATGATCATCGCGCTGGTCACGCTGTCGATGGCCGGCTGGTTGTTTAGACATCGCACCGATTGA
- a CDS encoding ABC transporter permease, which translates to MSATTRQARWMRIRGLIRKEFLQIIRDPSSISIAFILPIILLLIFGYGVNLDAKHIKLGVVQQQPSVESQSFVSRFHRSEYFNTRNYLTVNDGQNAMQTGDIQALLILKSNFAREFHQTDAAPVQLLVNGVDSNTANLINGYVQGTWAEWLIAYGDARGIEFSQPVEQLTRIWFNSEINSRYFLVPGLIAIIMTLIGALLTSLVIAREWERGTMEALLVTPVSIQELLLSKVIPYFVLGMGGMLLSLVMALFLFEVPLRGALAWLLLSSAVFLWVALSMGILISTVGKTQFVAGQIAIIVTFLPAFLLSGFIFDIGSTPLFIQWVTHIVPARYFVALLQTEFLAGDILWVILPNLAALVLMGLVLTLIVLKKSYKRLD; encoded by the coding sequence ATGAGTGCGACAACACGTCAAGCCCGCTGGATGCGTATTCGGGGGTTAATTCGCAAGGAATTTCTACAAATCATCCGCGACCCGAGCAGCATCAGCATCGCCTTTATTCTGCCGATTATCCTGTTGCTGATTTTCGGTTACGGTGTCAACCTTGATGCCAAGCACATCAAGCTCGGCGTCGTCCAACAACAACCCTCGGTGGAGTCCCAGAGTTTCGTCAGCCGCTTCCACCGTTCGGAATATTTCAACACCCGCAATTACCTGACCGTCAACGACGGCCAGAACGCCATGCAGACCGGCGACATCCAAGCCCTGTTGATTCTCAAAAGCAATTTCGCGCGGGAGTTCCACCAAACCGACGCCGCACCGGTGCAATTGCTGGTCAATGGGGTGGATTCCAACACCGCCAACCTCATCAACGGTTATGTGCAGGGCACCTGGGCGGAGTGGCTGATCGCTTACGGCGACGCGCGCGGCATCGAATTCAGCCAGCCGGTGGAACAACTCACCCGTATCTGGTTCAACAGTGAGATTAACAGCCGCTATTTTCTGGTGCCGGGCTTGATTGCCATCATCATGACGCTGATCGGCGCTTTGTTGACCTCGCTGGTCATCGCCCGCGAATGGGAGCGCGGCACCATGGAAGCCTTGCTGGTCACGCCCGTATCGATTCAAGAGCTGTTGCTAAGCAAGGTCATTCCGTATTTCGTGCTGGGCATGGGCGGCATGCTGCTTAGTTTGGTGATGGCGCTGTTCCTGTTCGAAGTACCGTTACGCGGCGCTTTGGCCTGGCTGCTGCTGAGCTCGGCGGTGTTTCTGTGGGTGGCGCTGTCAATGGGCATCCTCATCTCCACCGTCGGTAAAACCCAGTTCGTCGCCGGGCAAATCGCCATCATCGTCACCTTTTTGCCCGCCTTTCTGTTGTCCGGTTTTATTTTCGACATCGGCAGTACCCCCCTGTTCATCCAATGGGTCACGCACATCGTCCCGGCACGTTACTTCGTGGCCTTGCTGCAAACCGAATTCCTCGCCGGGGACATTTTATGGGTGATTCTGCCCAATCTCGCCGCTTTGGTTTTAATGGGATTGGTTTTAACGCTGATTGTGTTGAAAAAATCCTATAAGAGGTTGGACTGA
- a CDS encoding MBL fold metallo-hydrolase RNA specificity domain-containing protein codes for MTPIQSYGAAETVTGSCHYLQLKQGPQILVDCGMFQGRATKQANDDFGFNPADIDLLLITHAHLDHVGRIPKLVNEGFSGRIVCLRATYDLMQVILMDSAKIMREDYKTDLKKAQRRGEEDKVRPPLYTMDDVQAVFDLSIQYAEYDQPAKLTQGVSATFRNAGHILGSASIQIDFQEDDQPKTVVFSGDLGNHKDVAMPPPAYVEHADALYIESTYGDRNHRPLEGSISEFKQAIVTTLMNQGNVLIPSFAIERSQEILLLLKQMYYDNELPTCKVFLDSPMAIRATEIYNQYHTDLNENAEALHAKGDSVFDFPYLEYSIKGSDSMRINDEESGCIIIAGSGMCTGGRILHHFKHRLWNARNAVLFVGYQAVGTLGRLLVDGAEEIRIYREKIKVRAKIHMINGFSAHADQDELLDWMAHFHQLDKIFLIHGERDKQEIFKTAIEEKFHHRKPVHIVEYAEEVWI; via the coding sequence ATGACACCGATTCAATCCTACGGAGCAGCCGAAACCGTCACCGGTTCCTGCCATTATTTACAACTAAAACAAGGCCCGCAAATCCTGGTGGACTGCGGGATGTTTCAAGGCCGCGCCACCAAACAGGCCAATGACGATTTCGGCTTCAACCCGGCGGACATCGACCTGTTGCTCATCACCCATGCCCACCTCGACCACGTCGGACGCATTCCCAAACTGGTCAATGAAGGTTTCAGCGGTCGCATCGTTTGTCTGCGCGCCACCTACGATCTCATGCAGGTCATCTTGATGGACAGCGCGAAAATCATGCGCGAAGACTATAAGACCGACCTGAAAAAAGCCCAGCGTCGCGGCGAGGAAGACAAAGTCCGTCCACCGCTCTACACCATGGACGATGTCCAAGCAGTGTTCGACTTAAGCATTCAATACGCCGAATACGACCAACCAGCAAAATTAACACAGGGCGTCTCCGCTACTTTCCGCAATGCCGGGCACATTCTCGGTTCCGCCAGCATTCAAATCGACTTTCAGGAAGACGACCAACCGAAAACGGTGGTGTTTTCCGGCGATCTCGGCAACCACAAAGACGTCGCCATGCCGCCGCCAGCCTATGTCGAGCACGCTGATGCCCTGTACATCGAATCCACTTACGGTGATCGCAATCACCGCCCGCTGGAAGGCAGTATTTCCGAATTCAAACAAGCCATCGTCACCACCCTGATGAACCAGGGTAATGTGTTGATTCCGTCGTTCGCCATCGAGCGCTCGCAGGAAATCCTGCTGTTGTTGAAACAGATGTATTACGACAACGAATTGCCGACCTGCAAAGTCTTTCTCGACTCGCCAATGGCGATTCGCGCCACCGAAATTTACAACCAGTATCACACCGATTTGAACGAAAATGCCGAAGCCTTACACGCCAAAGGCGACTCGGTATTCGATTTTCCCTATCTGGAATATTCGATTAAAGGCAGCGATTCCATGCGCATCAATGACGAAGAAAGCGGCTGCATCATCATCGCCGGCAGCGGCATGTGTACCGGCGGACGCATTTTGCACCACTTCAAACACCGCTTGTGGAACGCCCGCAACGCGGTGCTGTTCGTCGGGTACCAGGCCGTCGGCACACTGGGGCGCTTACTGGTGGACGGCGCCGAGGAAATCCGCATTTACCGGGAAAAAATCAAAGTCCGCGCGAAAATCCATATGATCAACGGCTTTTCGGCTCACGCCGATCAGGACGAACTGCTCGATTGGATGGCGCATTTCCACCAACTGGATAAAATCTTTTTGATCCACGGCGAACGCGACAAACAAGAAATCTTCAAAACCGCCATCGAAGAAAAATTCCACCATCGCAAACCGGTGCACATCGTGGAATACGCCGAAGAAGTCTGGATTTAA
- a CDS encoding lipopolysaccharide assembly protein LapA domain-containing protein, translated as MQNLTFKSILSWALIALSIIFILQNLVTVEVKFLMWSLSVPRAVLVAVMIGVGFVIGWFFSQHHHQKDTESS; from the coding sequence ATGCAAAATCTGACATTCAAATCAATTCTTTCCTGGGCACTGATCGCCCTCTCGATTATCTTCATCCTGCAAAACCTGGTGACGGTGGAAGTCAAATTCCTGATGTGGAGCCTCAGTGTGCCGCGCGCCGTTTTGGTAGCGGTGATGATTGGCGTCGGTTTCGTCATCGGCTGGTTTTTTTCACAACATCATCATCAAAAAGACACAGAATCGTCTTAA